DNA sequence from the Deltaproteobacteria bacterium GWA2_45_12 genome:
GGGGCAATGCCCAGCGAGGGTTCATCCAGCAAAAGCAGTTTGGGCTTGGCCATAAGGGCCCGGCCTATGGCCAACATTTGCTGCTCGCCTCCGGAAAGGGTGCCTGCGTTTTGTGAAAGACGCTCTTTTAGACGGGGAAAAAGTGAAAAGATACGGTCGAATTCCTCATCAAAGGGAACTCTGTTTTTACGTGCATAAGCCCCCAGCTCCAGGTTTTCGCGTACGGTCAGATTGGAGAAAATCTGCCTTCCCTCCGGCACTTGCACAATGCCGTTTTCAACAATGTGGTGGGGGGACATTGCTGTAATGACAGGTCGCGACCTGTCATTACACATATGATATAAAATTTCTCCTTCTACCGGGCGCAACACTCCTGAAATGGTACGTAATAGAGTTGTCTTTCCGGCACCGTTGGAACCGATGAGGGTGACAATTTCACCTTCGTTCACCGTAAGTGAAACTCCCTTTAGGGCCTTGATGGCTCCGTAGGAGACGTGGAGGTTGGTGATTTGAAGAAATGGTTGCATTTGACGTTGCTACCTCCCCTTTGTCCCCTCCTTACAAAGGAGGGGAGATCCTTTTAAGTCTCTCCCCCTTTGTCCCGCGAAGCGGGATCCCGTTTGCGGGATAAGGGGGAGTTGGAGGGGGTAGGAGATAAAATCAAACACTCTCCCCCAAATACGCTTCAATCACTTTGGGATTGCTGCGAATCTCAAGGGGGGTGCCTTCCGCCAGTTTTTCCCCGTAATCCAAAACAATGATACGCGGGCATAGGTTCATCACCACATTCATGTCGTGCTCGATAAGCAAAATGGCCAAGTGATATTCCTTGTTCACCCGGCGTATCAGTTCGACTAAATGTTTTTTTTCGGTCTGGTTCATCCCCGCCGCGGGTTCATCCAGTAAAAGAATTTGGGGGGAGGTCGCCAGGGCCCTGACAATTTCAAGTTTGCGTTGTTCGCCATAAGCAAGATTAACTGCCATCTCATTTCTTTTTTCCCAAAGCCCAAACAGGCGCAAGAGTTCACAGGCTTTTTCTTCCAATTCATTTTCTTCCCTGTGTGATGAAAATGATCGCACCACAACTTCAATCCAATGGGTTTTCATGTGTTGTAAGAAGCCCGAAAGCACATGTTCTATGACCGTAAGGCTGGGGAAAAGACGGATGTTTTGAAACGTGCGCGCCAAGCCCAAACGATTGATGGCATGGGGGGCCAAGCCCTGTATTTTTTCTCCGTTAAAAACCACATCCCCCAAATCAGAATCATAAACACCGGTTAAAATATTAAATAGGGTCGTCTTGCCCGCGCCATTGGGCCCGATAATACCCAATAATTCGCCTTGGGCCAAATGGGCCGAAAAATTCTGGATGGCTTTGATACCCCCGAAGGAAAGGGAAATGTTTTGGATGGATAACATATTGTTACCGTTTTTTAAAAATCTCCCGCATCCCCAACAAACCCTGGGGGCGAAGGATCATCATCAAAATCAATAAGAGCGAATATACAACCATGCGCCATTCGCTGGCCGCCCTTAAAACCTCGGGTAAAACCGTCAGCAAAGTGGCTGAAATAAAAACACCACTCATCGAACCAAGCCCACCCAAGACAATCATCACGACAAACTCAACTGATTTTAAAAACCCGAACGAGTTGGTGTTTAAATATGTCATCAAATGGGCAAAAAGCCCGCCCCCCACTCCGGCAAAAAAAGCACTGGTGACAAAGGCAAAAACTTTCTGCCGGGCGATATTAATCCCCATGGCCTGGGCCGCTATTTCATTGTCGCGCACTGCCAAAAAGGCCAAACCCTTGGTGGAATAAACCATGTTTTTCAGCACAAGGGTGGTGATGACAACGCACAAAAAAATCCAGAAAAAGTTCCCATATTCTCCAATGCCCGTAAACCCTCGGGCGCCGCCCAAAACCTCGGTATTCAGAATGGATACCCTGACAATTTCAGCAAACCCCAGTGTAGCAATGGCCAGATAATCCCCTGTTAACCGTAATGTGGGAATCCCCACCACAAGTCCTGCCAGGCTTGCCACAAGCCCACCGGAAACAAGGGCCACCACAAACAATGCCTGCTGGACCACAACGGCGGGCAAAAAGGAAAGAACCCCGACAACATAAGCCTCGCCATAAAAGGTGACAAAGGCCGAGGTATAAGCCCCCAAAGCCATGAACCCCGCATGTCCCAGGGAAAACTGCCCCGTTTGTCCGCTAATGAGATTAAGGCTTAATCCCATGATAAGATTGATACCGATTAAACACACAATCTGGGTGATGTAGGGGTTGATGATATTTTTAAAGAGATAATTAAATCCTAGAAGGATAATCAGAGTGCCTATGATTTTGATAAAACGAAATGTCATACAAGACCTGCCCCTACACCTTTTCTTTTATCGCCTTCCCCAACAACCCCGCCGGCTTTAAAAGAAGCACCAAAATCAGGATTACAAAGGCAATGGCATCGCGATAAGTCGATGAAAGATACCCCACCACCATGGTTTCACTAATTCCCATGACCAAGCCGCCCAAGAGAGCTCCTGGAATATTGCCAATCCCTCCCAAAACCGCGGCTACAAAGGCTTTTAACCCCACCATCACACCCATTAGCGGTTCAATTTTTGGGTTGGACAAGCTGACAAGCACTCCCGCAGCTCCGGCAAGGCTTGAGCCCAAAACAAAAGTCCACGAAATGACCCGGTTGACGTTAATTCCAACAAGGGAAGAAGCCAGGGGAGAAAAGGAAACAGCACGCATAGCCTTGCCCATCTTCGTTTTCAAAACAAAAAAACGTAAAAGAATCATCAAGCCAAAACTGACGGTCAAGATTAGAAATTGAATATTATTTATGACAACACCATCCCAGGAAAAAAGCGGCTGATTGGAAATAAGTTGCGGAAAAAATTTGGGATCGGCCCCAAAAACCAGTTGTCCCCCATATTCCAGAAACAAAGAAACACCAATGGCGGTAATTAACAGGGATAAGCGGGGGGCCTTTCTTAAAGGCCGGTACGCCACCCGTTCAATAAATCCCCCCAAAAAACCACAGGCCATCATGGATAAAAATAAGACGACAAAAAAATGCAGCCAGGAGGCTTGCGCAGAAAAAAGACGGGCAACAAAATAGCCCACCATGGCTCCCATCATGTAAATATCGCCATGGGCGAAATTGATCAGGCGCAAAACCCCGTACACCATGGTGTAGCCAAGGGCAATAAGGGCATAAATGGCCCCCCACGAAAGTCCGTTGATGAGTTGTTGAAGGAATTCGGACATTACGGATTCACTACATCCTGAAAAACGATGGCACCGTTGTCAATTTTCATGACGACCAGTTTTTTAATGGCGTTGCGGTTTTCATCCATGGAAATTGTACCGGAAACACCCTGAAAATTTTTGGTCCGGGCCAACGCCTCCCGAATTTTTTCCGGAGCTTCATCCCCTGCCCGTTTAATGGCATCAAACAAGATGTGGGCCGCATCATAACCCAACACCGCCATGGCATCGGGGATGATGCCGTGCTTTTGTTTGTATTTTTCAATGAAATTCCGAACAATGGGCGAAGGATCTTCCAACGAATAATGGTTGCTGAAATAAGAGCCGTTCATGGCCACCCCACCAATTTCAATGGTTTTAGGGGAATCCCATCCATCCCCACCCAAAAGTGGTACATTCAAACCCAACTCGCGCGCCTGACGGGAAATAAGCCCCACCTCAGTGTAATAACCAGGAATGAAAAGAGCCTCTGGATTTTTTGTTTTCATGTTGGTGAGCTGGGCCCTGAATTCAATATCGCCTTCGGAATAAGATTCAGCAGAAACAACCTCTCCCCCCAAAGACCGGAAAGTTTTTTCAAAGAACTGGGCCAACCCCACCGAATAATCATTTTTGATGTCTTTAAAAATAGCCACTTTGCGAATCGCCAGTTTATTGAAAGCAAACTTGGCCATGGCTTCGCCCTGGAACGAATCAATAAAGCAGGCACGGAAAATATAGTCCCCGACTTGTGTCACTCCTGGGTTGGTTGAAGCAGGCGATATCATGGGCACCTTGGCCTTTTGCGCTTCAGGGGCTGCAGCCAAGCTGCGAGAGGAAGCCACTTCGCCGATGATGGCTTTTACTTTATTCCGTTTGATCAACTTGAGTACCGCTGTTTTGGCTTCTTCCGGTTTACTCATGTCGTCTTCGGTAATCACCTTTACCTGTTTCCCCAACAATCCCCCTTGGGCATTGACTTCTTCTAGCGCCATCATCACGCCATCGTGCGTAGAGCGGCCAAATGTGGCGGTATCGCCGGTAAGGCTGCCAAACTCACCCACAAGGAAAACATTTTGATTGTTTTGACAGGAAAGAAGGAAGAAAAGAAAAAGAAATATTTTTTTCATAATGACAAGACTATGCCCAACGCTCTGGGAGGGTGCAAGGATTTATTGATTATGAAACTTCGTATGGGCGTATTGCAATACGCCCATACAGAATAGCGGGCGGGGGAACTCCATCCCTACATCACCGGTTTCCACAAACCATCCCCCAAATTTTTCTCCAAAATTTTTACCATGGCCGCCTCTACAAATTGTTCCTCACTTACTCCTTGTTTCCACGCTGCCCATTTAAGCCCCTGTGTGGCTATTTCCGTCAAGGCGGGAAGATCCACTTTCCAGCCCCCATCTTCGTTTAAGAATGTCATCCTCAGCCCATAATCCTTCCCTTCCACCAGAATAGGGGCCATGACTTTACCATCCTCCATTTTAATTTTTCCCAAACTCTGCACTTGGACCGCCCCTTTTTTGGTCCATTGGTGGTCAATGATATAAGCAAACAATCCGGCACCATTCATGGCCTGTAATTCTTTTTGTGAAATTTTATGGCGCACCGACAGAATGTTGATCTGGTCTGAAAGCGGCTCTTTTCTGATCTGTTCTTTTGATCCTGAAAGAGCGAGACGACGATAACGGTCATAAGTGGCCAGCGTGTTCTGGCTTATATATTTGGCAGCTTCAGTTCCGTTGTAGGCCATCACCGCCTGAGAATATCGGTTGAAGGAATCCTTAATCGCACTTACCTCAGAATCCTTGGCTTGCGCTGAAGCCACAAACAGAAACACAATGACCACTCCATGGATAATTTTATTCATGTTTTCTTCCCCTTATCTTTCCCCCTTGGAATTAATCTATCTCCTTGGAAAATTTACCACCACCTCACATCCATGCCCCTCTTCTGAATGAATATCAATGGTTCCCCCATGCTTTGTCACAATTTCCAGACAAAGGGCCAATCCAAGACCGGTACCCTCGCCCTGGGGTTTGGTTGTAAAAAAGGGATCGAACACACGCTTGGCTACATCCGGGGGCACACCCTTCCCTGAATCTTTTATAAAAACCGAAATGCCTTTTTCAACTTCTTTTGCATCGATCCGGATCGTTCCTTTCCCTTCAATGGCATCACAGGCATTGGACAACAAATTAACCCATAATTGCCCCAACCCCGTACTATGGCCCATAACCATCATTGCCTCATTGACATTATTTTCAATGACAATGCGATCTTTCCATTTAGGTTTTGTCATTAAAAGCGCCCCCTCGATGGATTGTTTTAAAATCACTTGTGAGGAAGGAGATGGGTCGGCTCCAGGATGTGAGTAAAACCGGAATTGGTTGATGATATCGCGCACCCGGTTGGCCCCCGTTTCCATGTCGGCCAAGGCCCCATCCATGACATCCACTTTTTTCACCAGCCCCGCGGCGGATGCCGGCAAATTATTTTTGATATCCCCCAAAATTTCGCGCACCGGTTCAATGTTGGAATAAACAAAGGTCATGGGGTTGTTGATTTCATGGACCAACCCTGAAAAAAGATTGGCCACAGTCACACGCCGTTCGGCTTGAACCAGGGACCATTGGGAT
Encoded proteins:
- a CDS encoding ABC transporter permease; its protein translation is MSEFLQQLINGLSWGAIYALIALGYTMVYGVLRLINFAHGDIYMMGAMVGYFVARLFSAQASWLHFFVVLFLSMMACGFLGGFIERVAYRPLRKAPRLSLLITAIGVSLFLEYGGQLVFGADPKFFPQLISNQPLFSWDGVVINNIQFLILTVSFGLMILLRFFVLKTKMGKAMRAVSFSPLASSLVGINVNRVISWTFVLGSSLAGAAGVLVSLSNPKIEPLMGVMVGLKAFVAAVLGGIGNIPGALLGGLVMGISETMVVGYLSSTYRDAIAFVILILVLLLKPAGLLGKAIKEKV
- the livG gene encoding high-affinity branched-chain amino acid ABC transporter ATP-binding protein LivG (Part of the ABC transporter complexes LivFGHMJ and LivFGHMK involved in the high-affinity transport of branched-chain amino acids; LivFGHMK is specific for the transport of leucine, while LivFGHMJ is a transporter for leucine, isoleucine, and valine) codes for the protein MLSIQNISLSFGGIKAIQNFSAHLAQGELLGIIGPNGAGKTTLFNILTGVYDSDLGDVVFNGEKIQGLAPHAINRLGLARTFQNIRLFPSLTVIEHVLSGFLQHMKTHWIEVVVRSFSSHREENELEEKACELLRLFGLWEKRNEMAVNLAYGEQRKLEIVRALATSPQILLLDEPAAGMNQTEKKHLVELIRRVNKEYHLAILLIEHDMNVVMNLCPRIIVLDYGEKLAEGTPLEIRSNPKVIEAYLGESV
- a CDS encoding ethanolamine utilization protein EutJ, translated to MKKIFLFLFFLLSCQNNQNVFLVGEFGSLTGDTATFGRSTHDGVMMALEEVNAQGGLLGKQVKVITEDDMSKPEEAKTAVLKLIKRNKVKAIIGEVASSRSLAAAPEAQKAKVPMISPASTNPGVTQVGDYIFRACFIDSFQGEAMAKFAFNKLAIRKVAIFKDIKNDYSVGLAQFFEKTFRSLGGEVVSAESYSEGDIEFRAQLTNMKTKNPEALFIPGYYTEVGLISRQARELGLNVPLLGGDGWDSPKTIEIGGVAMNGSYFSNHYSLEDPSPIVRNFIEKYKQKHGIIPDAMAVLGYDAAHILFDAIKRAGDEAPEKIREALARTKNFQGVSGTISMDENRNAIKKLVVMKIDNGAIVFQDVVNP
- a CDS encoding ABC transporter ATP-binding protein, with the translated sequence MQPFLQITNLHVSYGAIKALKGVSLTVNEGEIVTLIGSNGAGKTTLLRTISGVLRPVEGEILYHMCNDRSRPVITAMSPHHIVENGIVQVPEGRQIFSNLTVRENLELGAYARKNRVPFDEEFDRIFSLFPRLKERLSQNAGTLSGGEQQMLAIGRALMAKPKLLLLDEPSLGIAPSLVQQIFETLKEINRQGVTLLLVEQDAYLALKTAHRGYVLSTGEIILSGTGPELAANPQVKEAYLGG